A genome region from Macaca fascicularis isolate 582-1 chromosome 3, T2T-MFA8v1.1 includes the following:
- the LOC107129084 gene encoding putative uncharacterized protein encoded by LINC00158 — protein sequence MFSLFIKNRYLHLLHALSFLTDVSRIQSHFGTLPRIKDEHRSHQESKYHFGGYVQIIFGSDQDWRQGHQSFLLKTGPCKKRRLLK from the exons ATGTTTTCTCTGTTTATTAAGAACAGATATCTTCATCTCCTTCATGCATTATCCTTTCTAACAGATGTCAGTAGGATCCAGAGCCATTTTGGAACTTTACCAAGGATTAAGGATGAGCACAGATCACATCAAGAGTCT aaatatcactttggagGCTATGTGCAGATCATATTTGGAAGTGACCAAGACTGGAGGCAGGGACACCAGAGTTTTCTGTTAAAAACTGGTCCATGCAAGAAAAGACGACTCCTGAAGTGA